In bacterium (Candidatus Blackallbacteria) CG13_big_fil_rev_8_21_14_2_50_49_14, one DNA window encodes the following:
- a CDS encoding HNH endonuclease, producing MPLMYCDIRRAIALVYTHKAEIVKESGDFLRSISSQFPIPRVIRLLGKLVKHIVPKVTYTRKNVHIRDNYTCQYCGSREKLTLDHVMPVSRGGKSAWENVVTACSPCNARKGNKTPDEASMPLKTTPRKPSILMQIDWHQFFNGE from the coding sequence ATGCCCTTGATGTATTGCGATATTCGCAGGGCCATTGCCCTGGTTTATACCCATAAAGCTGAAATCGTAAAGGAAAGTGGCGATTTCCTGCGCTCGATTTCTTCTCAGTTTCCCATTCCCAGGGTGATTCGTCTCTTGGGCAAATTGGTTAAACATATTGTACCCAAAGTCACCTATACCCGCAAAAACGTACATATTCGCGACAATTATACCTGCCAGTACTGCGGTTCGCGTGAAAAACTTACGCTGGATCATGTCATGCCGGTTTCACGCGGGGGCAAAAGCGCCTGGGAAAATGTGGTAACCGCCTGTTCCCCCTGCAATGCGCGCAAAGGCAACAAGACACCGGATGAAGCTTCAATGCCCTTGAAAACAACTCCCCGGAAGCCCAGCATTTTAATGCAAATTGATTGGCATCAGTTTTTTAATGGGGAATGA
- a CDS encoding FliA/WhiG family RNA polymerase sigma factor, with amino-acid sequence MATMSNLTPEEIASSWEAYLKQGQADARDRLIRHYLYLVRYAVSRMLVQLPTHLDSDDLIGYGLLGLIQSVEKFDPERKVRFETYAMTRIRGAILDELRAMDWMPRSLRRKAREVEKAIHRIENRTGKPAQEEDLALELGIELKQLHQILNDTSYLVVSLDYLLSAGSHLKNWEESLPDTRASSDPTREIDRQAMQEALQEALRSLPEREQKLVSLYYFEGLTMKEIGQVLELTEARICQIHAQAVHRLKARMHDLLLI; translated from the coding sequence ATGGCCACTATGTCAAATTTAACCCCAGAAGAAATCGCTTCCAGTTGGGAAGCGTATTTGAAGCAAGGCCAGGCAGATGCCCGTGACCGTTTAATTCGACACTATCTGTATCTGGTGCGTTATGCGGTTTCTCGCATGTTGGTGCAATTGCCAACGCATCTTGACAGTGACGATTTGATTGGCTACGGTCTTTTGGGCTTGATTCAATCCGTTGAAAAATTTGACCCAGAACGAAAAGTCCGTTTTGAAACCTATGCCATGACCCGTATTCGGGGGGCAATTCTCGATGAACTGCGCGCCATGGACTGGATGCCACGTTCACTCAGGCGCAAGGCCAGAGAAGTTGAAAAGGCCATTCACCGGATTGAAAACCGTACGGGCAAGCCGGCTCAAGAAGAGGATTTGGCGCTGGAATTAGGGATTGAACTCAAGCAGTTGCACCAGATTTTGAATGATACTTCTTATTTGGTCGTGTCTTTGGATTATTTACTTTCTGCAGGCAGTCATTTGAAAAATTGGGAAGAATCGCTTCCCGATACCCGTGCTTCCAGTGACCCGACCCGTGAGATCGATCGCCAGGCCATGCAGGAAGCACTGCAGGAAGCTTTGCGCTCCTTGCCTGAACGGGAGCAGAAATTGGTTTCACTTTATTATTTTGAAGGCTTGACCATGAAAGAAATTGGCCAGGTACTTGAACTGACGGAAGCCCGAATTTGTCAAATTCATGCCCAGGCTGTCCACCGCTTAAAAGCACGGATGCATGATTTATTGTTGATCTGA
- the fliM gene encoding flagellar motor switch protein FliM, whose amino-acid sequence MAKGSEVLSQNQIDSLLSAIDSGSTTVQNMQEKGQTSDVRLYDFRHPSKFSREHSQTLLAVHEIFGRLLGTQLTTQMRLPVQMEVASVDQLTYDEFMRSITNPTVVMIYRLLPLEGTILFEFTPGTAISIIERLLGGPGRAGARPRELTDIEQTLMSNVFNKGMVSFKEAWKHILPNLEPVIQALETNPRFVQICASSDSVLVISYEMKLGESTGSMRICLPYPTIEPVLANMHRQFFMSGQLRKEELQPLSEEVKRTMEQVEVKVALLLGYTDITVRDLIGLQVGDVIQLGSQPADSLPLTVEQTCKFHARPGTLGRQMAAQITAIVDEG is encoded by the coding sequence GTGGCCAAGGGCAGTGAGGTTCTCTCCCAGAATCAGATCGATTCTCTTTTGTCTGCAATTGACAGTGGCTCGACCACGGTTCAGAACATGCAGGAAAAAGGGCAAACCAGCGATGTTCGCCTGTATGATTTCCGCCATCCGTCTAAATTTTCACGTGAGCACAGCCAAACCCTCTTGGCTGTGCATGAAATTTTTGGACGTTTATTGGGAACCCAGCTGACCACGCAAATGCGCCTTCCTGTTCAGATGGAAGTCGCTTCAGTTGACCAGTTGACCTATGATGAGTTTATGCGTTCGATTACCAATCCCACCGTGGTCATGATCTACCGGCTTTTGCCCCTGGAAGGTACGATTCTGTTTGAATTTACCCCAGGAACAGCGATCTCCATTATTGAGCGCTTATTGGGGGGGCCCGGCCGGGCGGGGGCGCGTCCACGTGAATTGACGGATATTGAACAGACCCTGATGTCGAATGTCTTTAATAAGGGCATGGTCTCTTTTAAAGAGGCCTGGAAACATATTCTTCCCAATCTGGAGCCCGTGATTCAGGCGCTTGAAACCAATCCCCGTTTTGTGCAAATCTGTGCTTCTTCAGACAGTGTTTTGGTGATCTCCTATGAAATGAAATTGGGAGAAAGTACAGGCTCGATGCGTATCTGTCTGCCCTACCCTACGATTGAACCTGTTTTGGCAAATATGCACCGCCAGTTTTTTATGAGTGGGCAACTGCGCAAAGAAGAGCTTCAACCGCTTAGCGAAGAGGTCAAGCGCACCATGGAGCAGGTCGAGGTAAAAGTTGCGCTTTTGCTGGGGTATACTGATATTACCGTTCGGGATTTAATCGGACTTCAAGTGGGGGATGTCATTCAGCTCGGCTCTCAACCCGCTGACAGTTTGCCGCTTACGGTTGAACAAACCTGTAAGTTTCATGCGCGGCCTGGCACCTTGGGGCGTCAAATGGCAGCCCAAATTACAGCAATTGTAGACGAAGGATAA
- a CDS encoding two-component system response regulator has product MAARVLVVDDAAFMRMMIRDILVKNGYEVAGEAANGSEAVLKYQELRPDVTTMDITMPEMDGITAVREIRKIDPNARIIMCSAMGQQAMVLDAIQAGARDFIVKPFQEDRVIDAIKKVLR; this is encoded by the coding sequence ATGGCAGCAAGAGTTCTGGTTGTAGATGATGCCGCATTTATGCGCATGATGATTCGTGATATTCTGGTTAAAAATGGCTATGAGGTAGCGGGTGAAGCTGCCAACGGGTCCGAAGCCGTTCTGAAGTATCAGGAGCTTCGTCCTGATGTCACCACGATGGATATCACGATGCCTGAAATGGACGGAATTACTGCCGTTCGTGAAATTCGCAAAATAGATCCCAATGCTCGGATTATTATGTGCAGTGCCATGGGTCAACAGGCAATGGTTTTAGACGCCATTCAGGCCGGTGCCCGTGACTTTATTGTAAAACCCTTCCAGGAAGATCGCGTGATTGACGCGATTAAAAAGGTTCTGCGCTAA
- a CDS encoding glycosyltransferase, whose translation MNTAVENSVLSQDETNTIPEVSLVAPMYNESEGLDKFFDTVIPILEQVGPEWEIVCVNDGSRDDTLEKLIAYHKRDPRIKVINFSRNFGKEAGTTAGIDLSRGKAVIPIDADLQDPPEMILAMIEKWREGYKVVLATRTERKEDTWFKRHSALMFYRLISAMSEVHIPKNTGDFRLMDRQVVDTLKQLPEKTRFMKGIFAWLGFPTTTIYFERPARFAGQTSWNYWKLWRFALDGIFAFTTLPLQVWTYLGAGISLLSFLYASLLVFQTLLHGNAVPGYASTMVAILFLGGIQLTSLGIIGEYVGRIYKEVKGRPIYIVENTYGFYTD comes from the coding sequence ATGAATACCGCTGTCGAGAATTCTGTTCTGAGTCAGGATGAAACCAATACGATTCCTGAGGTCTCTCTGGTTGCACCGATGTACAACGAAAGTGAGGGGCTGGATAAATTCTTTGACACGGTGATTCCGATTCTGGAACAGGTGGGGCCAGAATGGGAGATTGTCTGCGTGAATGATGGCAGCCGCGATGATACGCTCGAAAAATTGATCGCCTATCACAAGCGTGATCCGCGCATCAAAGTGATTAATTTTTCACGTAATTTTGGCAAAGAAGCAGGCACCACCGCAGGCATTGATCTTTCGCGTGGGAAGGCCGTGATTCCGATTGATGCGGATTTGCAGGACCCGCCTGAAATGATTCTGGCCATGATTGAAAAATGGCGGGAAGGCTATAAGGTGGTGCTCGCGACCCGCACTGAGCGCAAAGAAGATACCTGGTTCAAACGCCATTCTGCTTTGATGTTTTATCGCCTGATCAGTGCCATGAGCGAAGTGCATATCCCCAAAAATACAGGGGATTTTCGCCTGATGGATCGGCAGGTGGTCGATACGCTCAAGCAGTTGCCAGAAAAAACCCGTTTTATGAAGGGGATCTTTGCCTGGTTGGGTTTTCCCACGACGACGATTTATTTTGAGCGCCCCGCGCGTTTTGCTGGCCAAACCAGCTGGAACTACTGGAAACTTTGGCGTTTTGCCCTCGATGGTATTTTTGCTTTTACCACTTTGCCGCTGCAAGTTTGGACCTATCTCGGTGCCGGTATTTCTTTGCTGAGTTTTCTCTATGCTTCTTTATTGGTATTTCAAACCCTTTTGCATGGCAATGCTGTGCCGGGTTATGCTTCGACCATGGTGGCGATCCTGTTCCTGGGGGGCATTCAATTGACCAGCCTGGGCATTATCGGGGAGTATGTCGGGCGCATTTATAAGGAAGTCAAAGGCCGCCCGATCTATATTGTTGAAAATACCTATGGTTTTTACACCGATTAA
- a CDS encoding flagellar motor switch phosphatase FliY, which translates to MGLSQEQINALLEGTGTFDSPASGSSALASSDSDFFLNFATVAMDAGSSAVSQALGKTVNVTHPEILIQTFDELQHELPVNQVMIRTGYLLGEEIPSLLLIKDYDVAVIFDILMGKDGRNPDLEISDLQTSAIGEVMNQLMGAAATALSQEYKQKLAMKAPESLLVQINDPSVVPLEFLNQPLMVIKFNFVIEGVLDSELYELRPEPKAKKLKALLSAGPTAASAAPPSAPSPQMPSQAQQAAPAYYQEPVYAQPQSPQQMAYYPPPQAAYQGPPASVRPAEFSPLIPGHPMPANPSLDRIVDIPLRVTVELGSTKLKIKNVLDLTKGSVVELDKLAGEPVDLLVNGKLMAKGEVVVINENFGVRISEILGPADRLNHLRGD; encoded by the coding sequence GTGGGTCTATCTCAGGAACAAATCAACGCCTTACTCGAAGGAACAGGAACATTTGACAGTCCTGCATCAGGAAGCTCAGCGCTGGCCAGTTCAGACAGTGATTTCTTTCTGAATTTTGCCACTGTGGCGATGGATGCCGGTTCTTCAGCTGTTTCTCAGGCCTTGGGCAAAACCGTGAATGTCACGCATCCTGAGATTCTCATACAGACATTTGATGAGTTGCAGCATGAATTGCCTGTGAATCAGGTCATGATCCGCACAGGTTATCTTTTGGGGGAAGAAATTCCTTCGCTGCTTTTGATCAAAGATTATGACGTGGCTGTGATTTTTGATATTTTAATGGGCAAGGATGGGCGAAATCCGGACCTTGAAATCAGCGATTTGCAGACCAGCGCAATTGGTGAAGTCATGAACCAGTTGATGGGAGCTGCTGCCACTGCACTTTCACAGGAATATAAACAAAAATTGGCAATGAAGGCCCCCGAAAGCCTTTTGGTGCAAATCAATGATCCTTCTGTGGTTCCCCTGGAGTTCCTCAATCAGCCCTTGATGGTGATCAAATTTAATTTTGTGATTGAAGGGGTCTTGGACAGTGAACTCTATGAATTGCGTCCGGAGCCCAAAGCAAAAAAATTGAAAGCACTTTTGTCGGCGGGGCCGACCGCAGCTTCTGCCGCACCGCCGTCTGCCCCTTCTCCTCAGATGCCTTCTCAGGCGCAACAGGCCGCTCCAGCTTATTACCAGGAGCCTGTGTATGCGCAGCCACAATCGCCCCAGCAGATGGCCTATTACCCCCCTCCCCAGGCCGCTTATCAAGGGCCCCCTGCTTCTGTTCGCCCGGCTGAGTTCAGTCCGCTGATTCCAGGGCATCCCATGCCTGCCAACCCCAGTTTGGATCGGATTGTGGATATTCCCCTGCGTGTGACGGTTGAATTGGGCAGTACCAAGCTCAAGATTAAAAATGTTTTGGACTTAACCAAGGGTTCGGTGGTTGAACTGGACAAACTGGCGGGAGAACCTGTTGACCTTTTGGTCAATGGCAAATTAATGGCCAAAGGGGAGGTGGTGGTGATCAATGAAAATTTTGGTGTCAGGATTTCTGAAATCCTGGGACCGGCTGATCGACTGAACCATCTCCGTGGTGATTAA
- the flgF gene encoding flagellar basal-body rod protein FlgF, with protein sequence MSSRGLYTAASAMMMDMVRMDTVANNLANVNTTGYKRQQTLHHDFRTGFIERLKNVQPYLDSRSGQESIEYRQARNATLGELGTGTVVSGAFVGFEDGALEDTGNSLDLALQGTGFFAVETPNGVMYTRNGAFTRNEQGELVTAEGFRVLGDQGPIQLPEEKVNISEKGEIYAGDQYLDSLQRVDFVEPWSLIRRGSSFFAAPSNAPQLPPEGRVLQGKLERANVETAREMVQMITALRSYQMSQKALQTEDEMTGRLINDLGRPA encoded by the coding sequence GTGTCTTCACGGGGTTTATATACTGCAGCCTCTGCCATGATGATGGATATGGTGCGCATGGATACTGTGGCCAATAATCTGGCCAATGTGAATACGACAGGGTATAAACGGCAGCAGACACTTCACCATGATTTTCGTACGGGTTTTATTGAACGCCTGAAAAATGTTCAGCCTTATCTCGACTCCCGCTCTGGCCAGGAAAGCATAGAATACCGTCAGGCCAGAAACGCCACCTTGGGCGAGTTGGGTACTGGTACAGTGGTTTCGGGTGCTTTTGTAGGGTTTGAAGATGGCGCGCTTGAAGATACTGGCAATTCCCTGGATTTGGCTTTGCAAGGCACAGGTTTTTTTGCTGTAGAAACCCCCAATGGGGTGATGTATACCCGCAATGGCGCTTTTACGCGCAATGAACAGGGTGAACTGGTGACCGCCGAAGGTTTTCGCGTTTTGGGTGATCAAGGGCCGATTCAATTGCCTGAAGAAAAAGTCAATATTTCTGAAAAAGGTGAAATTTATGCCGGTGATCAGTATCTTGACAGCCTGCAACGCGTTGATTTTGTAGAGCCCTGGTCTTTGATTCGGCGGGGCAGTAGTTTTTTTGCTGCTCCCAGCAATGCGCCTCAATTGCCGCCCGAAGGGCGGGTTCTACAGGGCAAGTTGGAACGTGCGAATGTTGAAACCGCCCGTGAAATGGTGCAGATGATTACGGCTTTGCGTTCTTACCAGATGAGCCAGAAGGCTCTGCAGACTGAAGATGAAATGACTGGCCGTTTGATCAATGACCTGGGCCGTCCGGCCTGA
- the flgG gene encoding flagellar basal-body rod protein FlgG — MMRALYTAASGMKAQQLNLDVTSNNLANVNTTGFKSFRTEFQDLHYQMLRQPGSQVANNILSPQGTQIGMGVTAIGTPRFFSQGDFQHTENPYDLAIQGDGFFRVVMPNGTFAYTRDGSFKTDANGALVTHDGYYVDPNITIDQNATNVTIGSDGTVSQTVNGVTSNSGQIQLVRFVNPVGLESLGKNYFRATQASGTEITGTAGTSPGFGALAQGMLEMSNVRVADEMIRMIVSMRAYEANSKAIQTSDEMLQIANNAKR, encoded by the coding sequence ATGATGCGTGCTCTTTATACTGCGGCTTCAGGCATGAAAGCCCAGCAACTGAATCTCGATGTGACCTCGAATAACCTGGCGAACGTAAATACTACGGGTTTTAAAAGTTTTCGTACAGAGTTTCAGGATTTGCATTATCAAATGCTGCGCCAGCCTGGTTCGCAGGTTGCCAATAATATTCTCTCTCCTCAAGGCACCCAGATTGGTATGGGGGTAACTGCGATTGGGACGCCTCGTTTTTTCAGCCAAGGGGATTTTCAACATACCGAAAACCCCTACGACCTGGCGATTCAGGGTGATGGTTTTTTTCGGGTGGTCATGCCCAATGGAACCTTTGCCTATACCCGTGATGGCTCTTTCAAAACAGATGCCAACGGTGCCTTGGTGACCCATGACGGTTACTATGTCGATCCCAATATTACGATTGATCAGAATGCGACCAATGTGACGATTGGGTCTGATGGCACTGTCTCTCAAACCGTGAATGGTGTGACTTCGAATTCTGGTCAAATTCAATTGGTACGTTTTGTGAATCCTGTGGGGCTTGAAAGTTTGGGCAAGAACTATTTCCGTGCAACCCAGGCTTCGGGTACGGAAATTACAGGGACAGCAGGAACCAGTCCTGGCTTTGGTGCATTGGCCCAGGGCATGCTTGAAATGTCGAATGTACGGGTGGCCGATGAAATGATTCGCATGATTGTTTCCATGCGTGCCTATGAAGCCAATTCCAAGGCGATTCAGACCTCCGATGAAATGCTTCAGATTGCAAATAACGCCAAGCGTTAG